In one Thermococcus sp. 2319x1 genomic region, the following are encoded:
- a CDS encoding ABC transporter substrate-binding protein, whose amino-acid sequence MKRKVLSLALLFIFVFSVVASGCIGGEKTTTQTGGAGYAEQIVIGVTDKVTDLDPANAYDFYTWEVLNNIMEGLVKYKPGTLEIEPALAESWEVNEDSTVWTFHLRKDLKFADGTPLKAQDVVRSIERVMTIQGDPSWLVTDFVERVEAKDDYTVVFYLKQPTSYFLALLTTPPYFPVHPSYSPNEIQSDQTAGGAGPYKIAKWVRDEELVLEANPNYYGEPPKTKRIIIKFYRDASTMRLALQNGEIDIAWRTLRPTDIESLKSEGKYSVIEVPGGFIRYVCLNTKAEPTNNLKVRQALAAAIDRQEISNKVFKGTVEPLYSLVPNGMWSHIDAFKEKYGDGNIDLAKKSLKEAGYDENNPLMIQLWYTPTHYGDTEADLAQVLKEQWERTGVIKVDIKSAEWGTYVDYARKGQMQVYLLGWYPDYLDPDDYTTPFLKSTANSWAGTGYANPTVDELLTKAQSLTDQNERTKLYEQVQKILAEEAPYIPLIQGKLFVVASSDVKGVTIGPDMIFKYSTIYKEKS is encoded by the coding sequence ATGAAGAGGAAAGTACTGTCTTTAGCATTGTTGTTCATTTTTGTTTTTAGTGTAGTGGCCAGCGGGTGTATAGGGGGAGAAAAAACAACCACCCAAACAGGTGGAGCAGGATACGCAGAGCAAATAGTAATAGGGGTAACGGATAAGGTCACGGATCTCGATCCAGCAAACGCATACGACTTTTATACATGGGAGGTTCTCAACAACATAATGGAGGGGCTTGTCAAGTACAAGCCCGGAACTCTCGAGATAGAACCAGCCCTTGCAGAAAGCTGGGAAGTTAATGAAGATTCCACCGTTTGGACGTTCCACCTTAGGAAAGACCTGAAATTTGCAGATGGAACACCTTTAAAAGCTCAAGACGTTGTAAGAAGCATAGAGAGAGTAATGACAATCCAAGGAGATCCTTCGTGGCTTGTCACTGACTTTGTGGAAAGAGTCGAGGCAAAAGACGATTATACAGTCGTGTTCTACCTGAAACAGCCGACGTCTTACTTCTTGGCACTTTTAACAACGCCACCGTACTTCCCAGTTCATCCAAGCTATTCTCCAAATGAAATCCAAAGTGACCAAACTGCAGGTGGAGCCGGGCCATACAAGATAGCCAAGTGGGTTAGAGATGAGGAACTTGTCCTCGAGGCCAATCCAAACTATTATGGAGAGCCTCCCAAGACCAAGAGGATAATAATCAAGTTCTATAGAGATGCTTCAACGATGAGACTGGCACTGCAAAACGGTGAGATAGACATTGCATGGAGAACCCTGAGGCCAACGGACATTGAGAGCTTGAAGAGTGAGGGCAAATATTCCGTTATTGAAGTACCCGGAGGATTCATAAGATACGTATGTCTTAACACAAAGGCCGAGCCAACAAACAACTTGAAAGTAAGGCAGGCCCTTGCAGCGGCAATTGATAGACAGGAGATTTCAAACAAGGTCTTCAAAGGTACAGTCGAGCCACTGTATAGTCTGGTTCCAAATGGAATGTGGTCCCACATAGACGCATTTAAGGAGAAATACGGTGACGGCAACATTGATCTCGCTAAGAAGTCGCTCAAGGAGGCGGGTTATGATGAGAACAATCCGCTAATGATACAGCTCTGGTACACCCCAACTCACTACGGTGACACTGAGGCAGATCTTGCCCAAGTGCTCAAAGAGCAGTGGGAGAGAACGGGGGTAATAAAAGTGGATATCAAGAGTGCCGAATGGGGAACATACGTCGACTATGCAAGAAAGGGACAGATGCAAGTGTATCTCCTTGGATGGTATCCGGACTATTTGGATCCCGATGATTACACAACCCCCTTCTTAAAGAGCACCGCAAACAGCTGGGCTGGAACAGGATACGCAAATCCAACCGTTGATGAGTTATTGACAAAAGCCCAATCGCTCACAGACCAAAACGAAAGGACAAAGCTCTATGAGCAAGTACAAAAGATACTTGCCGAAGAAGCTCCCTACATACCTCTGATACAAGGGAAGCTCTTTGTTGTGGCAAGTTCAGATGTCAAGGGCGTGACAATAGGCCCGGACATGATATTCAAGTACTCCACCATTTATAAGGAGAAGAGCTGA
- a CDS encoding ABC transporter permease, whose product MARGIGQYIVIRGLMIIPTILILYTIVFIFLRILPGNPVLAVVGTKNISPEQLQHLMKMAGLDKPLYVQYFDYLWKMLHGDFGVTLAFPMGKPVVEYLKLRFPATLELTIFGFTVSVLLGLLTGTIAATKKGTKIDTGMRLYSIIAYTLFIPWFGMMLQYVFGIHFHVLPTSGRIDPGIELQRITGLYVLDSILTGNWEAFASAIRHIILPATTLGIVLSGAYTRLVRNNMVDVLSQDFIRSYYARGVRDWKVTWYALKNAFIPVVTLMGLQFAILLGGAVLTETTFNWPGMGTFIVDRIDYRDYNAIQGAVVFFAFFVGLISLIVDIVYALLDPRVKY is encoded by the coding sequence ATGGCTCGTGGAATCGGCCAATACATAGTGATAAGGGGTCTCATGATAATCCCAACAATTTTGATCCTTTATACAATTGTTTTTATCTTCCTCAGAATTTTACCCGGAAACCCTGTTTTAGCCGTTGTTGGAACCAAAAACATTTCTCCAGAACAGCTTCAGCATTTGATGAAAATGGCGGGGCTTGATAAGCCCCTGTATGTTCAATACTTTGATTATCTCTGGAAGATGCTTCATGGGGATTTTGGAGTGACTTTAGCATTCCCCATGGGAAAGCCCGTTGTTGAATATTTAAAATTAAGATTCCCCGCCACGTTAGAATTAACTATTTTTGGATTCACTGTAAGCGTTCTCCTTGGCCTTTTGACCGGGACAATAGCGGCAACAAAAAAGGGCACAAAAATTGATACTGGAATGAGGCTCTACAGCATAATAGCATACACACTCTTCATCCCATGGTTTGGGATGATGCTTCAGTACGTTTTTGGCATACACTTTCATGTACTCCCAACTTCCGGAAGAATAGACCCCGGGATAGAGTTGCAAAGAATAACCGGCCTTTATGTGCTGGACAGCATACTAACCGGAAACTGGGAAGCATTCGCCAGCGCAATAAGGCACATCATACTTCCAGCGACGACATTAGGCATAGTGCTTAGTGGAGCATATACGAGGCTTGTTAGAAACAACATGGTCGATGTCCTCAGCCAAGATTTTATTCGCTCCTACTACGCCAGAGGAGTTAGGGACTGGAAAGTTACATGGTACGCTCTTAAAAATGCATTTATTCCCGTTGTAACCTTAATGGGACTTCAGTTTGCAATTTTGCTTGGGGGTGCAGTTTTAACTGAAACTACCTTCAACTGGCCGGGTATGGGAACCTTCATAGTAGATAGAATCGATTACAGAGACTACAATGCCATTCAAGGTGCGGTGGTGTTCTTTGCCTTCTTTGTGGGGCTCATCAGCTTGATAGTGGACATTGTGTACGCACTCTTAGATCCGAGGGTTAAATACTGA
- a CDS encoding ABC transporter permease: MEVITKIAGFIFDKKPGRGLLLFGLAIVLVVILMAIFAPFIAPYDPTKTTEDSFAPPSKEHPMGTNRLGQDVFSRIVWGSRVVLYVVFIATMLSMSIGVPLGLLSGYHGGKIDRVLSVIMDSIYAFPALILAIVIAVVLGPSPVNTAIAISFVYVPTYFRMVRGQTLSLKGQLFVEAAKALGAKNREIMFKYILPNLAPTVLVVFTLSVADAILTEAGLSFLGLSVTPPTPDWGYDLRVGQPFLLDGYWWLVFFPGVMIMLLAMAFALIGEALSERISLGTR; the protein is encoded by the coding sequence ATGGAAGTAATAACCAAAATTGCAGGATTCATCTTTGATAAAAAACCCGGAAGAGGGCTTCTACTGTTTGGACTTGCAATAGTGCTGGTAGTTATTCTAATGGCGATTTTTGCACCTTTCATAGCTCCGTACGATCCCACAAAAACAACGGAAGATAGCTTTGCGCCGCCAAGTAAGGAGCATCCAATGGGAACGAACAGATTGGGACAAGACGTCTTCTCAAGAATAGTCTGGGGATCGAGAGTAGTTCTTTATGTCGTGTTTATAGCCACCATGCTCTCTATGAGCATAGGTGTTCCTCTGGGCCTCCTCTCTGGATACCACGGAGGAAAAATAGACAGGGTACTGAGCGTAATCATGGACAGCATCTACGCATTTCCGGCACTCATACTTGCAATAGTCATTGCCGTAGTCCTGGGCCCAAGTCCGGTAAACACCGCCATTGCAATATCATTTGTATACGTGCCAACTTACTTCAGAATGGTTAGGGGACAAACGCTGAGCTTAAAAGGACAATTATTTGTCGAGGCTGCTAAGGCATTGGGAGCAAAAAACAGGGAAATAATGTTTAAGTACATCCTCCCCAACCTAGCACCAACCGTATTAGTCGTTTTCACTTTAAGCGTTGCAGATGCCATTCTGACAGAGGCGGGATTGAGTTTCTTAGGACTATCTGTAACACCTCCAACTCCAGACTGGGGATACGACCTGAGAGTAGGGCAACCATTTCTCTTAGATGGCTACTGGTGGCTTGTATTTTTCCCGGGAGTGATGATAATGCTGCTCGCAATGGCATTTGCACTAATTGGAGAAGCCTTGAGCGAAAGAATTTCCCTCGGGACGAGGTGA
- a CDS encoding ABC transporter ATP-binding protein — MLLEVKNLSIYYYTLAGTVRAVENVSFTIDKKEWVSFVGESGSGKSTVAYALLNLVPSPGKIVNGEIIFEGKNILGLTKDELREIRGREISMVFQDPMTSLDPLRKIGDQIVEVMVEHGMKKDEAYNRAKELLGKVNLPEDRMSYYPHQLSGGQRQRIAIAIAMAFNPKLLIADEPTTALDVIVQDAIMDLIEGLKKEGTSIFFVTHDISLAAERSDKIAVMYAGKLVEFGKVEQILENPLHPYTQSLLASVPDLWSEKEIKAIPGYPPDLRNPPSGCRFHPRCPVFKEKSDLKGVCDSIEPETIEIEKGHFVDCHFYR; from the coding sequence ATGTTGCTTGAGGTAAAGAACCTAAGCATTTATTATTACACCCTTGCCGGCACTGTGAGAGCGGTTGAAAACGTGTCTTTCACAATAGACAAAAAAGAATGGGTGAGCTTTGTTGGAGAAAGTGGAAGTGGAAAGTCTACAGTAGCTTACGCTCTCTTGAACCTCGTCCCATCTCCAGGTAAAATCGTCAATGGAGAGATTATCTTTGAGGGAAAAAACATACTTGGACTGACAAAAGATGAGCTGAGGGAGATAAGAGGAAGAGAGATCAGCATGGTATTTCAAGACCCTATGACAAGCCTAGACCCCCTGAGGAAGATTGGTGACCAAATAGTGGAGGTTATGGTGGAACACGGTATGAAAAAAGACGAAGCATATAATAGAGCCAAAGAATTGCTTGGGAAGGTAAACCTCCCAGAAGACAGAATGAGCTATTATCCTCACCAGCTTAGCGGAGGCCAGAGACAGAGGATTGCCATAGCCATTGCCATGGCCTTCAATCCCAAACTCCTTATAGCGGATGAACCCACAACTGCTTTAGATGTTATAGTGCAGGATGCAATTATGGATCTCATTGAGGGCCTTAAGAAAGAGGGAACAAGCATATTTTTTGTGACGCATGATATATCCCTTGCGGCAGAGAGAAGTGATAAAATAGCCGTAATGTATGCAGGAAAGCTGGTGGAGTTTGGGAAAGTGGAGCAAATTCTTGAAAATCCCCTTCATCCCTATACCCAATCACTGCTCGCCAGCGTCCCTGATCTGTGGAGTGAAAAAGAGATAAAAGCAATACCCGGCTATCCTCCCGACCTCAGAAATCCTCCAAGTGGATGTAGATTTCACCCAAGATGTCCCGTGTTTAAAGAGAAATCCGATTTAAAGGGAGTCTGTGATTCCATAGAACCTGAAACTATTGAAATTGAAAAAGGCCACTTTGTGGACTGCCACTTCTATAGGTGA
- a CDS encoding ABC transporter ATP-binding protein codes for MESILKVENLKKYFPVKRTILETIRKEPQKYVKAVDGISFEVRKGETLALIGESGCGKTTTGRVVLRLIEPTDGKIIFDGVDITHLGYEALRPYRRRMQMVFQDPYASLSPRMKIGDAIAHPLLIHKVATKEEAREMALKMLRRVGLTPEEEFYERYPHHLSGGQRQRVVIARAMILKPEFVVADEAVSMIDVSMRASILELLESFKKEYHLSMLFITHDIAVAKLIADRVAVMYLGKIVEIGPTEEVLKNPAHPYTVALIQAVPSIVKREKKRRIGITGEVPNAVNPPSGCRFHPRCPFMTEECRTKEPELVEIGKEHFVACYHPLV; via the coding sequence ATGGAAAGCATACTCAAAGTTGAAAACCTCAAGAAATATTTTCCGGTCAAGAGAACCATCTTGGAAACCATCAGAAAAGAGCCTCAAAAATACGTCAAAGCTGTGGATGGAATAAGTTTTGAGGTGAGGAAAGGTGAAACCCTCGCGTTAATTGGGGAAAGTGGATGCGGGAAAACTACCACGGGCAGAGTTGTTCTGAGGCTTATTGAGCCTACCGACGGAAAGATAATCTTTGATGGAGTAGACATCACTCACCTCGGCTACGAGGCCTTAAGACCCTACAGGAGAAGAATGCAAATGGTTTTCCAAGACCCATACGCAAGCCTGAGTCCAAGAATGAAGATTGGAGATGCAATTGCTCATCCACTTTTGATTCACAAAGTAGCGACAAAAGAAGAGGCAAGAGAAATGGCCCTAAAAATGCTTCGCAGAGTGGGCTTAACTCCCGAAGAGGAGTTTTACGAAAGATATCCTCACCATTTGAGTGGTGGGCAAAGGCAGAGGGTTGTCATAGCCAGAGCAATGATACTGAAACCGGAGTTCGTAGTTGCGGATGAAGCGGTCTCCATGATTGATGTTTCGATGAGAGCATCCATTTTAGAGCTTCTTGAGAGCTTTAAGAAGGAATATCACCTAAGCATGCTTTTCATAACACATGACATAGCCGTTGCGAAGCTCATAGCCGATAGAGTAGCCGTTATGTATCTTGGAAAAATCGTGGAGATAGGACCAACAGAGGAAGTTCTCAAAAATCCAGCCCATCCATACACAGTGGCGCTAATTCAAGCTGTTCCTTCAATCGTTAAACGGGAAAAGAAAAGGAGGATAGGGATAACAGGTGAAGTCCCCAACGCGGTTAATCCTCCGAGCGGGTGCAGATTCCATCCAAGATGTCCATTCATGACCGAAGAATGCAGAACAAAAGAACCGGAACTTGTAGAAATAGGCAAAGAACACTTCGTTGCCTGCTATCATCCCCTTGTCTGA
- a CDS encoding Mut7-C RNAse domain-containing protein → MKFIADMMLGRLARWLRLYGYDTLYGIEDDEEILKVAKEEGRVILTRDEDLAKRCENAILIKSNKFEKQVKQLMELGFEFKELFPENARCPKCNGLIRRAKKEEIKGKVPEGVYEDYDEFYICTQCGQIYWPGRQWKEMVKMDRKLRNLKENK, encoded by the coding sequence ATGAAGTTCATTGCAGACATGATGCTCGGAAGATTAGCGAGGTGGCTTAGGTTATACGGTTACGACACGCTCTACGGGATAGAAGATGACGAGGAAATTCTGAAGGTTGCTAAAGAGGAAGGCAGAGTAATTCTGACGAGGGACGAAGACCTTGCGAAGAGGTGTGAGAATGCAATTCTGATAAAGTCCAATAAGTTCGAAAAGCAGGTGAAGCAGCTTATGGAGCTGGGCTTTGAGTTTAAAGAGCTGTTTCCAGAAAATGCACGATGCCCGAAGTGTAACGGGCTAATAAGAAGGGCCAAAAAAGAAGAAATCAAGGGGAAAGTGCCAGAAGGCGTTTATGAGGATTACGATGAATTTTACATCTGCACTCAGTGCGGTCAAATCTACTGGCCCGGGAGGCAGTGGAAAGAGATGGTAAAAATGGATAGAAAGTTGAGAAACTTAAAGGAAAATAAATAG
- a CDS encoding pyruvate formate lyase family protein, which produces MRRRASLITTLPKILEITPNNGVNPRTGKKIGLETGNPGKFKSFEELWNAFMRQVKHFLDIKMKGNNIIEALYAKYLPVPFMSLWIEDCVKTPKTTTAAERGTTPSSSQAHRELSAFSS; this is translated from the coding sequence CTGCGGAGGAGAGCTTCACTTATAACGACTTTACCAAAAATCCTTGAGATAACCCCTAACAACGGCGTTAATCCAAGAACGGGCAAGAAGATTGGCCTTGAGACCGGTAATCCGGGGAAATTCAAGAGCTTTGAAGAGCTCTGGAATGCATTCATGAGGCAGGTCAAGCACTTCCTCGACATAAAGATGAAGGGCAACAACATAATTGAGGCTCTCTACGCAAAGTATCTGCCAGTGCCGTTTATGTCCCTCTGGATAGAGGACTGCGTAAAAACGCCAAAGACTACAACTGCGGCAGAGCGAGGTACAACACCCAGTAGTAGTCAAGCTCATCGAGAGCTCTCCGCCTTCTCCAGTTAG